A single Pseudomonas sp. DC1.2 DNA region contains:
- a CDS encoding acetyl-CoA hydrolase/transferase family protein, whose translation MYRDRIRLPSLLDKVMSAAEAAALIHDGMTVGMSGFTRAGEAKAVPHALAERAKTTPLKITLMTGASLGNDLDKQLTEAGVLSRRMPFQVDSTLRKAINAGEVMFIDQHLSETVEMLRNQQLKLPDIAVIEAVAITEQGHIVPTTSVGNSASFAIFAKQVIVEINLAHNPNLEGLHDIYIPTYRPTRTPIPLIKVDDRIGSTAIPIPPEKIVAIVITNQSDSPSTVLPPDTDTQAIANHLIDFFKQEVAAGRMTNKLGPLQAGIGTIANSVMCGLIDSPFEDLTMYSEVLQDSTFDLIDAGKLSFASGSSITLSARRNADVFGNLEHYKDKLVLRPQEISNHPEVVRRLGIIAVNTALEFDLYGNVNSTHVCGTRMMNGIGGSGDFARNAHLSIFVTKSIAKGGAISSVVPMVSHVDHTEHDVDILVTEIGLADLRGLAPRERARVVIDNCVHPDYRQALDDYFTAACALGGHTPHILRDALSWHINLEETGRMLKV comes from the coding sequence CAAGGCCGTGCCGCACGCACTGGCCGAGCGCGCCAAGACCACCCCGCTGAAAATCACTCTGATGACCGGCGCCAGCCTGGGCAACGACCTCGATAAGCAGCTCACTGAAGCCGGTGTCCTGTCGCGACGCATGCCGTTCCAGGTCGATAGCACGCTACGCAAAGCGATCAACGCTGGCGAGGTCATGTTCATCGATCAGCATCTTTCGGAAACCGTGGAGATGCTGCGCAACCAGCAGCTCAAACTGCCGGACATCGCGGTGATTGAAGCCGTGGCGATCACCGAGCAGGGTCATATCGTGCCAACCACGTCGGTAGGCAACTCGGCCAGCTTTGCGATTTTCGCCAAGCAAGTGATCGTCGAGATCAACCTGGCGCATAACCCGAATCTGGAAGGGTTGCACGACATCTATATCCCGACTTACCGTCCGACCCGCACGCCTATTCCGTTGATAAAAGTCGACGACCGTATCGGCAGCACCGCCATCCCGATACCGCCGGAAAAGATCGTCGCGATCGTGATCACCAATCAGTCCGATTCGCCGTCTACCGTGCTCCCGCCGGATACTGACACCCAGGCCATCGCTAACCACCTGATCGACTTCTTCAAGCAGGAAGTGGCCGCCGGCCGCATGACGAACAAGCTTGGCCCGCTACAGGCCGGCATCGGAACCATCGCCAATTCAGTGATGTGCGGCCTGATTGACTCTCCGTTCGAAGACCTGACGATGTATTCCGAAGTGCTGCAGGATTCGACCTTCGATCTGATCGACGCGGGCAAGCTGAGCTTTGCCTCGGGCAGCTCGATCACCTTGTCGGCCCGGCGCAACGCTGACGTATTCGGCAACCTGGAACATTACAAAGACAAGCTGGTGTTGCGCCCTCAGGAAATATCCAACCACCCGGAAGTGGTTCGGCGCCTGGGTATCATCGCGGTCAATACCGCGCTGGAATTCGATCTGTACGGCAACGTCAACTCCACCCACGTCTGCGGCACACGAATGATGAACGGTATCGGTGGCTCCGGTGACTTCGCGCGCAATGCGCACCTGTCGATCTTTGTCACCAAGTCGATTGCCAAGGGCGGAGCGATTTCCAGCGTGGTGCCGATGGTCAGCCACGTCGACCACACCGAACATGACGTCGACATCCTCGTCACCGAGATCGGCCTGGCCGACCTGCGCGGCCTGGCGCCGCGGGAACGGGCACGCGTAGTCATCGACAACTGTGTGCATCCGGATTATCGACAAGCGCTGGATGATTACTTCACCGCCGCCTGCGCACTCGGTGGGCACACCCCACACATCCTGCGCGACGCACTGAGCTGGCACATCAACCTGGAAGAAACCGGGCGCATGCTGAAGGTATAA